In Triticum aestivum cultivar Chinese Spring chromosome 5B, IWGSC CS RefSeq v2.1, whole genome shotgun sequence, the following proteins share a genomic window:
- the LOC123111858 gene encoding nucleobase-ascorbate transporter 6 yields the protein MAAAPPPKADELQPHPPKEQLPSVSFCITSPPPWPEAVILGFQHFIVMLGTTVIIPSALVPQMGGGNEEKARVIQTLLFVAGINTLLQTFFGSRLPVVMGGSYTFVAPTISIILAGRYDNETDPHEKFLRTMRGTQGALIIASTIQIILGFSGLWRNVVKLLSPLSAVPLVSLVGFGLYELGFPAVAKCVEIGLPELILMVAFSQYLPHVLHSGKGVFGRFSVLFTVSIVWLYAYILTISGAYKNAKLKTQAHCRVDRSGLIGGAPWISVPYPFQWGAPTFDAGECFAMMMTSFIAIVESTGAFIAASRYASATMIPPSIVSRGIGWQGIGILLDSFFGTANGTSVAVENVGLLAVTHVGSRRVVQISAGFMIFFAVLGKFGALFASIPLPIFAGMYCVFFAYVGACGLSFLQFCNLNSFRTKFILGFSFFIGISVPQYFNEYASVSGHGPVHTGARWFNDMINVPFSNKPFVAGLVAYFLDNSMHLHQSAVRKDRGYHWWDKFRSFKKDARSEEFYSLPFNLNKFFPSV from the exons atggcagccgcgccgccgcccaagGCCGACGAGCTGCAGCCGCATCCGCCCAAGGAGCAGCTGCCCAGCGTCTCCTTCTGTATCACCAGTCCGCCGCCATGGC CCGAGGCCGTGATTCTAGGATTTCAGCATTTCATAGTCATGCTGGGCACCACCGTCATCATACCAAGCGCGCTTGTTCCTCAAATGGGAGGTGGAAAT GAGGAGAAAGCTCGGGTAATCCAGACGCTCTTGTTCGTCGCCGGCATAAACACCTTACTGCAAACCTTCTTCGGGTCTCGCCTCCCCGTCGTGATGGGCGGCTCCTACACCTTCGTCGCGCCGACCATCTCCATCATCTTGGCTGGACGCTATGACAATGAGACGGACCCTCACGAG AAATTCCTACGGACGATGAGGGGGACACAAGGCGCTCTCATCATCGCCTCCACGATTCAGATCATCCTTGGCTTCAGCGGCCTCTGGCGCAATGTTGTCAA ATTGCTGAGCCCATTATCTGCAGTTCCTCTTGTTTCACTTGTCGGGTTTGGGCTTTATGAACTCGGCTTTCCAGCG GTAGCCAAGTGCGTGGAAATTGGTCTGCCAGAACTCATCCTAATGGTCGCGTTTTCTCAG TATTTGCCTCATGTGTTGCATTCTGGAAAGGGTGTCTTTGGCCGGTTTTCTGTTCTTTTCACCGTGTCAATCGTGTGGCTCTACGCATACATCCTCACAATCAGTGGCGCCTACAAGAACGCCAAGTTGAAGACGCAGGCGCATTGCCGCGTCGATCGTTCAGGGCTTATCGGAGGAGCTCCATG GATAAGTGTTCCGTATCCGTTTCAGTGGGGGGCTCCTACATTCGATGCTGGAGAATGTTTTGCAATGATGATGACTTCATTCATTGCCATTGTAGAG TCGACTGGAGCCTTCATTGCTGCTTCAAGGTATGCAAGTGCGACGATGATACCTCCGTCGATCGTCAGTCGGGGAATTGGTTGGCAG GGCATCGGTATCTTGCTTGATTCGTTCTTTGGGACAGCCAATGGAACCTCAGTTGCAGT GGAGAATGTTGGTTTACTTGCTGTGACACATGTTGGCAGCAGGAGAGTGGTGCAAATATCTGCCGGCTTCATGATTTTCTTTGCTGTCCTAG GAAAATTTGGAGCCCTGTTCGCGTCCATTCCACTGCCTATATTTGCTGGGATGTACTGTGTTTTCTTCGCATATGTCG GTGCGTGCGGTCTGAGCTTCCTCCAGTTCTGCAACCTGAACAGCTTCAGGACCAAGTTCATCCTGGGCTTCTCCTTCTTCATCGGCATATCGGTGCCTCAGTACTTCAACGAGTACGCCTCCGTCTCGGGCCACGGCCCCGTGCACACGGGCGCTAGATGG TTCAACGACATGATCAACGTGCCCTTCTCGAACAAGCCGTTCGTGGCGGGGCTGGTGGCCTACTTCCTGGACAACTCGATGCACCTGCACCAGAGCGCGGTGAGGAAGGACAGAGGCTACCACTGGTGGGACAAGTTCAGGAGCTTCAAGAAGGACGCAAGGAGCGAGGAGTTCTACTCCCTGCCCTTCAACCTCAACAAGTTCTTCCCTTCGGTCTAA